A single window of Leishmania infantum JPCM5 genome chromosome 35 DNA harbors:
- a CDS encoding putative dolichol kinase, giving the protein MQAGSILVLCTVALTSEHGESRLLMPLIFLSERCLDHAMNLGHSPILFYASTLLSYLSLVAAKAERRGKSPRDRNVVAETVLYAVVGLAVVFFIVQDRVISLGGIAYVLSGYIFFLKMLPVIGDNEAILIGSLVGFYFCDICVNNNLSFDGGRESVLSLNAPGYRTSYTHIASRGVILCAIYIVILVSVLSRWCLIPTNKNSKSSRRRVSRKRISIVFWVSNAVVGAMLALLISYQFRENVLRWLFAYFVSSRFRMWTLVCWFTLLPFAVYLVDVLSMQLRPSVRRKLFHFIGVVAFTPATMIDPPFMAFALSTAISLCVLVEVARYYNVYGSECISRFMSRHIDDREHIDGVVRTHIYLLLGFGISLMMRCRQLSIDGPPVPAIIELSINMIPGVVSLGIVDACAAITGSSLFLSSRRTLGRYLKNGLFTERANASITHKTTTGTLGGLVCGLVFWGVILAIAEVPITGPAFYSFTMIAVCTLTECFMDGVDNLQLPMVVLGAVNNLFALLLPVEGLWVNPAITRPNPTTARSMANALTSP; this is encoded by the coding sequence ATGCAGGCGGGCAGCATTCTTGTTCTCTGCACTGTGGCCCTCACGTCGGAGCACGGCGAAAGtcggctgctgatgccgctcATTTTCTTGTCCGAGCGCTGCCTCGATCACGCGATGAATCTCGGGCACTCGCCGATTCTGTTTTATGCTTCGACACTGCTCTCCTACCTGTCTTTGGTCGCTGCAAAGGCCGAGAGGCGGGGGAAGTCGCCGCGTGACCGCAACGTAGTCGCCGAGACGGTCCTCTACGCCGTCGTCGGCTTGGCGGTGGTCTTTTTCATTGTGCAGGATAGGGTCATATCCCTCGGCGGCATCGCGTACGTCTTGTCAGGATATATTTTCTTTCTGAAGATGTTGCCCGTCATTGGCGACAACGAGGCCATCCTCATCGGCTCCCTTGTTGGCTTTTACTTCTGCGACATTTGCGTCAACAACAACCTTAGCTTCGACGGTGGTCGTGAGTCGGTGTTGTCGCTGAACGCGCCGGGGTACCGGACGTCGTACACGCACATTGCGAGTCGCGGCGTGATTCTGTGCGCTATCTACATTGTCATACTCGTCTCCGTTCTTTCGAGATGGTGTCTCATCCCGACAAACAAAAACTCCAAATCGTCGCGCCGTCGCGTGAGCCGAAAGCGCATCAGCATCGTCTTCTGGGTGTCGAACGCGGTGGTCGGGGCCATGCTGGCCCTTCTCATTAGTTACCAGTTTCGCGAAAACGTTCTTCGCTGGCTCTTTGCCTACTTTGTCTCTAGCCGCTTCCGCATGTGGACACTCGTATGCTGGTTTACGCTGCTGCCATTTGCAGTGTACCTCGTGGACGTGCTATCTATGCAGCTTCGGCCATCAGTGCGTCGTAAGCTGTTCCACTtcatcggcgtcgtcgcttTCACTCCGGCGACGATGATTGATCCGCCATTCATGGCATTCGCGTTATCCACCGCTATCAGCTTATGCGTCttggtggaggtggcgcgaTACTACAATGTGTACGGCTCTGAGTGCATATCGCGCTTCATGTCTCGCCACATAGACGACCGCGAGCAcatcgacggcgtcgtgcgcACCCACATTTACCTCCTCCTTGGCTTTGGCATCTCTCTGatgatgcgctgcaggcaATTGTCCATCGATGGCCCGCCGGTCCCAGCCATCATCGAGCTCTCCATCAACATGATTCCAGGCGTTGTTTCGCTTGGCATCGTGGACGCGTGCGCGGCCATCACCGGGAGCTCGTTGTTTCTGAGCTCCCGACGTACGCTTGGACGATACCTAAAGAACGGGCTCTTCACAGAGCGCGCTAACGCGTCCATTACGCACAAGACGACTACCGGCACCCTGGGAGGACTTGTGTGTGGCTTGGTTTTCTGGGGCGTGATTCTCGCGATCGCTGAGGTGCCCATCACAGGCCCTGCGTTCTATTCGTTTACCATGATTGCCGTGTGCACTCTGACCGAGTGCTTCATGGACG